The Actinomadura sp. WMMB 499 genome includes a window with the following:
- a CDS encoding ATP-grasp domain-containing protein, translating into MTLTVLFCVDPLHPRRVDPHFAREASAVRDHYGEIALLDHDALQRGDVQEAARRVPEALGAVWYRGWMLTADEYAALASALKARGSALVTHPDDYRRAHELPGWHDTFAGLTPPSVWRPLPPGGDPGGAGELAELVRPLSAGPGVVKDYVKSCKHEWDEACFVPDVHNAARLRDVAAKMIALRGDFLAGGLVVREFEEYVGAGEARVWWVDGEPVLVGPHPDSPDVEPVPEVADVAPAVRSLGCRFITTDLARRSDGRWRVVEVGDGQVSDLPSTVDAMDLFAHLPVPD; encoded by the coding sequence ATGACGCTGACCGTCCTCTTCTGCGTCGATCCACTGCACCCCCGGCGCGTTGACCCTCACTTCGCACGCGAGGCCTCGGCCGTGCGCGACCACTACGGCGAGATCGCCCTGCTCGACCACGACGCCCTGCAGCGCGGCGACGTCCAGGAGGCGGCGCGCAGGGTGCCCGAGGCGCTCGGCGCCGTCTGGTACCGGGGCTGGATGCTGACGGCGGACGAGTACGCGGCGCTGGCGTCCGCGCTGAAGGCGCGCGGATCGGCGCTGGTGACGCACCCGGACGACTACCGGCGCGCCCACGAGCTGCCGGGCTGGCACGACACGTTCGCCGGCCTGACGCCGCCCAGCGTGTGGCGCCCGCTGCCGCCGGGCGGCGACCCGGGCGGGGCGGGCGAGCTGGCGGAACTGGTGCGGCCGCTGAGCGCCGGGCCGGGTGTCGTCAAGGACTACGTGAAGTCGTGCAAGCACGAGTGGGACGAGGCATGCTTCGTCCCCGACGTGCACAACGCCGCCCGGCTGCGCGACGTCGCCGCGAAGATGATCGCCCTGCGCGGCGACTTCCTCGCGGGCGGCCTGGTCGTGCGCGAGTTCGAGGAGTACGTCGGGGCGGGCGAGGCCCGCGTGTGGTGGGTGGACGGCGAGCCGGTCCTGGTGGGGCCGCATCCCGACAGCCCGGACGTGGAGCCCGTCCCCGAGGTCGCCGACGTGGCGCCCGCCGTCCGCTCGCTCGGCTGCCGGTTCATCACCACCGACCTGGCGCGCCGGTCGGACGGCCGGTGGCGCGTGGTGGAGGTCGGCGACGGCCAGGTCAGCGACCTGCCCTCGACGGTGGACGCGATGGACCTGTTCGCGCACCTTCCCGTGCCCGATTAG
- a CDS encoding alpha/beta hydrolase, with the protein MTYLLLALGILFGLLAVNAHRPSKNPVLLAPSFFAGWWTIELAPHLLVAEVAALVLTARYGGLDGWAGWTGLALGAAGLAGLAATIAVSRKTTVTLRECGVPLDLDPDTAPRYPRTHLVVPPLCLIPRRGVRAERNVVFHEDGRLRLKLDVYRSATEPAGGGLRPGLMQIHGGGWIIGDKREQGLPLLNHMALQGWVGFNVNYRLSPRATWPDHLIDLKRFLAWYREHAEEYGADPDFLCVTGGSAGGHLTALVALTANDPDFQPGFEDVDTSVQGAVPFYGVYDLLEPGPWPVPFGSTRLMERWVMKLPFAENRDVFAKASPVTHVREDAPPFFVIHGSHDSLIPVPEARRFVERLRETSRAPVLYAEMRGGQHAFDVFPSYRTARVVEGVERYLTGLHRQYRQGTGPSVPGEVAESLDGTPKDGAAG; encoded by the coding sequence ATGACCTACCTCCTTCTCGCGCTCGGGATCCTGTTCGGCCTGCTCGCCGTCAACGCGCACCGGCCGAGCAAGAACCCCGTGCTGCTCGCCCCGAGCTTCTTCGCGGGCTGGTGGACGATCGAGCTCGCGCCGCACCTGCTCGTCGCCGAGGTCGCCGCGCTCGTCCTCACCGCCCGCTACGGCGGCCTGGACGGGTGGGCCGGATGGACCGGCCTCGCCCTGGGCGCCGCCGGCCTGGCGGGCCTCGCGGCGACCATCGCGGTGTCCCGCAAGACGACCGTCACCCTGCGCGAGTGCGGCGTCCCGCTCGACCTGGACCCCGATACCGCGCCCCGCTACCCGCGCACCCACCTGGTCGTGCCGCCCCTGTGCCTGATCCCGCGCAGGGGAGTGCGGGCCGAGCGCAACGTCGTCTTCCACGAGGACGGACGGCTCCGCCTCAAGCTGGACGTGTACCGGTCGGCCACCGAACCCGCCGGGGGAGGGCTGCGTCCTGGGCTGATGCAGATCCACGGCGGGGGATGGATCATCGGCGACAAGCGAGAACAAGGTCTGCCCCTGCTCAACCACATGGCGCTCCAAGGCTGGGTGGGCTTCAACGTCAACTACCGTCTCAGCCCCCGCGCCACCTGGCCCGACCACCTCATCGACCTGAAGCGCTTCCTCGCCTGGTACCGCGAGCACGCAGAGGAATACGGCGCCGACCCCGACTTCCTCTGCGTGACCGGTGGTTCCGCCGGGGGCCACCTCACCGCGTTGGTCGCGCTCACCGCGAACGACCCCGACTTCCAGCCCGGCTTCGAGGACGTGGACACGTCCGTGCAGGGAGCCGTCCCCTTCTACGGCGTGTACGACCTCCTTGAGCCCGGTCCCTGGCCCGTCCCCTTCGGATCCACCCGGCTCATGGAACGGTGGGTCATGAAACTGCCGTTCGCCGAGAACCGCGACGTGTTCGCCAAGGCCTCACCCGTCACCCACGTGCGCGAGGACGCACCGCCCTTCTTCGTCATCCACGGCAGCCACGACTCCCTCATCCCCGTTCCGGAGGCCCGCCGGTTCGTCGAACGGCTCCGCGAGACCTCGCGCGCGCCCGTCCTCTACGCCGAGATGCGGGGCGGCCAGCACGCCTTCGACGTGTTCCCCTCCTACCGGACCGCCCGCGTCGTCGAAGGCGTCGAGCGGTACCTCACCGGCCTCCACCGGCAGTACCGGCAGGGCACGGGACCCTCCGTCCCCGGCGAGGTCGCCGAGTCCCTCGACGGGACCCCGAAGGACGGCGCCGCCGGATAG
- a CDS encoding DUF3046 domain-containing protein, protein MRLTVFWERMNEQFGKGYAESVAKDHVIAELGGRTIEQALADGEPAKKVWQAVVATFDVPSRLQ, encoded by the coding sequence GTGCGGCTCACGGTGTTCTGGGAACGGATGAACGAACAGTTCGGCAAGGGCTACGCCGAGAGCGTGGCCAAGGACCACGTCATCGCCGAACTGGGCGGCCGCACCATCGAGCAGGCACTCGCCGACGGGGAACCCGCGAAGAAGGTCTGGCAGGCCGTCGTCGCGACCTTCGACGTCCCCTCACGCCTTCAGTAG
- the recA gene encoding recombinase RecA, translating to MAANDREKALETALAQIERQFGKGSVMRMGEEVRAPVEVIPTGAISLDIALGIGGLPRGRVVEVYGPEGSGKTSIALHAVASVQKKGGIAAFVDAEHALDPEYAKKLGVDIDALLVSQPDTGEQALEITDMLIRSGAIDAVVIDSVAALVPRAEIEGEMGDSHVGLQARLMSQALRKLTGAINQTKTTAIFINQLREKVGVMFGSPETTTGGRALKFYASVRLDVRRIETLKDGTEAVGNRVRVKVVKNKMAPPFRVADFDLLYGQGISREGGLIDLGVEHGFVRKSGAWYTYDGDQLGQGKENARNFLKANPDMADGIEKKIKEKLGVGPKVDKEAEPVPADAAAAPPVPPAAPAKAPAARKTAKAKAGDS from the coding sequence ATGGCAGCGAACGACAGGGAGAAGGCTCTCGAGACCGCCCTCGCCCAGATCGAGCGGCAGTTCGGCAAGGGCTCGGTCATGCGGATGGGCGAGGAGGTCCGGGCGCCGGTCGAGGTGATCCCGACCGGGGCGATCTCCCTCGACATCGCGCTCGGCATCGGGGGGCTGCCCCGCGGCCGCGTCGTCGAGGTCTACGGGCCGGAAGGCTCCGGCAAGACCTCGATCGCGCTGCACGCCGTGGCCAGCGTGCAGAAGAAGGGCGGCATCGCCGCGTTCGTGGACGCCGAGCACGCCCTCGACCCCGAGTACGCCAAGAAGCTCGGCGTGGACATCGACGCCCTGCTGGTCTCCCAGCCCGACACCGGCGAGCAGGCGCTGGAGATCACCGACATGCTGATCCGCTCCGGCGCGATCGACGCGGTCGTCATCGACTCCGTCGCCGCGCTCGTCCCGCGCGCCGAGATCGAGGGCGAGATGGGCGACAGCCACGTCGGCCTCCAGGCCCGGCTGATGTCGCAGGCGCTGCGCAAGCTCACCGGCGCGATCAACCAGACCAAGACCACCGCGATCTTCATCAACCAGCTCCGCGAGAAGGTCGGCGTCATGTTCGGCAGTCCCGAGACCACGACCGGCGGCCGGGCGCTGAAGTTCTACGCGTCCGTCCGGCTGGACGTGCGCCGCATCGAGACGCTCAAGGACGGCACCGAGGCCGTCGGCAACCGCGTCCGGGTCAAGGTCGTCAAGAACAAGATGGCGCCGCCCTTCCGCGTCGCCGACTTCGACCTGCTCTACGGCCAGGGCATCAGCCGCGAGGGCGGGCTGATCGACCTCGGCGTCGAGCACGGGTTCGTCCGCAAGTCCGGCGCCTGGTACACCTACGACGGCGACCAGCTCGGCCAGGGCAAGGAGAACGCCCGCAACTTCCTCAAGGCCAACCCCGACATGGCCGACGGGATCGAGAAGAAGATCAAGGAGAAGCTGGGCGTCGGCCCGAAGGTCGACAAGGAGGCCGAGCCCGTTCCGGCGGACGCCGCCGCGGCGCCCCCGGTCCCGCCCGCCGCCCCCGCCAAGGCGCCCGCCGCCAGGAAGACCGCCAAGGCCAAGGCCGGTGATTCCTGA
- a CDS encoding ATP-dependent helicase, which translates to MGGDVLERFSPATREWFAGAFAAPTAAQAGAWDSISGGDNTLVVAPTGSGKTLAAFLWSLDRLTGGPPPGPDPLRRCRVLYVSPLKALAVDVERNLRAPLTGIRHAARRLDLPEPDVRVGMRSGDTPADERRRLAAKPPDILITTPESLFLLLTSQARESLRGVETVIVDEVHAVAGTKRGAHLALSLERLDALLERPAQRIGLSATVRPAEEIAAFLGGPRPARVVQPPSDKIFDLDIVVPVEDMGEVGRFVDDSGAPDPRQRSIWPHVEDRLLDLIEAHRSTLVFANSRRLAERLCGRLNELAYERATGEALPEDHSPAEAMAQAGAAKGAPGEIARAHHGSVSKEERAAIENALKEGRLPAVVATSSLELGIDMGSVDLVVQVESPPSVANGLQRVGRAGHQVGAVSKGVIFPKYRGDLVQTAVVAERMRGGEIEELRYPRNPLDVLAQQVVAMTAMEEWPVDDLESLVKRAAPYATLPRSALEATLDMLAGRYPGDEFGELRPRLVWDRVTGTLAARPGAQRLAVTSGGTIPDRGLFGVFLVGEKASRVGELDEEMVYESRVGDVFVLGASSWRIEDITPDRVLVSPAPGQPGKLPFWHGDTLGRPAELGRALGSFTRELSGLAGDDARGRVSAAGLDESAAANLVSYLTEQRESTGHVPDDRTMVVERFRDELGDWRMVVHSPLGARVHAPWALAIAGRLRERYGVDAQAMHADDGIVIRVPDMEDPPGLDVAVFDPDDVERIVVDELGGSALFAARFRECAARSLLLPRNRPGKRMPLWQQRQRAAQLLSVASKYPSFPIVLETMRECLQDVFDVPGFVQLMRDVSGRRVRLVEVETPQPSPYARSLLFHYVGAFMYEGDSPLAERRAQALALDTSLLAELLGQADLRELLDPEVVADTERELQRLAEDRRARDLEGVADLLRVLGPLTTAEVADRALGTESAHWLAELEATRRAIRVRIAGAEHWAAIEDAGRLRDALGAPLPVGVPEAFLEPLDDPLGDLISRYARTHGPFRAAAAATRFGLGPAVVVETLRRLAGAGRVAEGEFLPVEAVSGPLTNEWCDAGVLRTLRRRSLARLRAEVEPSPPESLGRFLPAWHGVTGGSRLRGVDALVQAVEQLQGAAVPASALETLVLPSRVPGYSPAMLDELTSAGEVVWAGQGDLPGGDGWVALYLADTAPLLMPEPAEITITPVHEAALAALGDGGALFFRTLSDRVNRDVTAADADLVTAVWDLVWAGRLTNDTLAPLRAALGSGRPTHRSRTTRRGRPVLPSRTGPPTVGGRWWPLPEREGTATLRSTALAEALLERYGIVIRGAVAAERTPGGFAGVYPVLRAFEESGRCRRGYFVEGLGAAQFALPGAVDRLRAFRPAAAPGAPDDLSALWETPAPDPRSPRGRADRALVLAAADPANPYGAALPWPQRDDEAISGHKPGRKAGALVVLVEGRLVLYVERGGRTLLTWDDDPGVVQPAVDALALAVREGALGKLTVERADGAAIAGSPLAAALESAGFHPTPKGLRLRA; encoded by the coding sequence ATGGGCGGTGACGTGCTCGAACGCTTCTCTCCGGCGACCCGCGAGTGGTTCGCGGGGGCCTTCGCCGCGCCCACCGCGGCCCAGGCCGGCGCCTGGGACTCGATCTCCGGCGGCGACAACACGCTCGTCGTGGCGCCGACCGGGTCCGGCAAGACGCTCGCCGCGTTCCTGTGGTCGCTCGACCGGCTGACCGGCGGCCCGCCGCCCGGCCCGGATCCGCTGCGCCGCTGCCGCGTGCTGTACGTGTCGCCGCTGAAGGCCCTGGCCGTGGACGTCGAACGCAACCTGCGGGCCCCGCTGACCGGCATCCGGCACGCCGCCCGCCGGCTGGACCTGCCGGAACCGGACGTCCGGGTCGGGATGCGGTCGGGCGACACCCCGGCCGACGAGCGGCGCCGGCTGGCCGCCAAACCGCCCGACATCCTGATCACCACGCCCGAGTCGCTGTTCCTGCTGCTCACCTCGCAGGCCCGCGAGTCGCTGCGCGGCGTCGAGACGGTGATCGTCGACGAGGTGCACGCGGTGGCGGGCACCAAGCGCGGCGCACACCTGGCGCTGTCGCTGGAACGGCTGGACGCCCTGCTGGAGCGGCCCGCGCAGCGGATCGGGCTGTCGGCCACGGTGCGCCCGGCGGAGGAGATCGCGGCGTTCCTCGGCGGGCCGCGGCCCGCGCGGGTCGTGCAGCCCCCGTCCGACAAGATCTTCGACCTCGACATCGTCGTCCCCGTGGAGGACATGGGCGAGGTCGGGCGGTTCGTGGACGATTCGGGCGCGCCGGACCCGCGGCAGCGGAGCATCTGGCCGCACGTGGAGGACCGTCTCCTCGACCTGATCGAGGCGCACCGCTCGACGCTGGTGTTCGCGAACTCGCGGCGGCTCGCCGAGCGGCTCTGCGGGCGGCTGAACGAGCTGGCCTACGAGCGCGCGACCGGCGAGGCGCTCCCCGAGGACCACTCCCCCGCGGAGGCGATGGCGCAGGCCGGGGCGGCGAAGGGCGCCCCCGGGGAGATCGCCCGCGCGCACCACGGGTCGGTGTCCAAGGAGGAGCGGGCCGCGATCGAGAACGCGCTGAAAGAGGGGCGGCTGCCCGCGGTCGTGGCGACGTCCAGCCTGGAGCTGGGCATCGACATGGGCTCGGTCGACCTGGTCGTCCAGGTCGAGTCGCCGCCGTCGGTGGCGAACGGGCTGCAGCGCGTCGGCCGGGCGGGGCACCAGGTCGGGGCGGTGTCCAAGGGCGTGATCTTCCCGAAGTACCGGGGCGACCTGGTGCAGACGGCCGTGGTGGCCGAGCGGATGCGCGGCGGCGAGATCGAGGAGCTGCGGTACCCGCGCAACCCCCTGGACGTCCTGGCGCAGCAGGTCGTCGCGATGACGGCGATGGAGGAGTGGCCGGTCGACGACCTGGAGTCGCTGGTCAAGCGGGCCGCGCCGTACGCGACGCTGCCGCGCTCGGCGCTCGAGGCGACGCTCGACATGCTCGCGGGCCGCTACCCGGGCGACGAGTTCGGCGAGCTGCGGCCCCGCCTGGTGTGGGACCGGGTGACCGGCACGCTGGCCGCCCGTCCGGGCGCGCAGCGGCTCGCGGTGACCAGCGGCGGGACGATCCCCGACCGCGGCCTGTTCGGCGTGTTCCTGGTCGGCGAGAAGGCGTCGCGGGTGGGCGAGCTGGACGAGGAGATGGTCTACGAGTCGCGCGTCGGGGACGTGTTCGTGCTCGGCGCGAGCTCGTGGCGCATCGAGGACATCACGCCCGACCGGGTGCTGGTGTCGCCCGCGCCGGGGCAGCCGGGCAAGCTGCCGTTCTGGCACGGTGACACGCTCGGGCGCCCGGCGGAGCTGGGCCGCGCCCTCGGCTCGTTCACGCGGGAGCTGTCCGGGCTGGCCGGGGACGACGCGCGCGGGCGCGTGTCGGCCGCCGGTCTGGACGAGTCGGCCGCGGCGAACCTCGTGTCGTACCTGACCGAGCAGCGCGAGTCGACCGGGCACGTGCCCGACGACCGGACGATGGTCGTGGAGCGGTTCCGCGACGAGCTGGGCGACTGGCGCATGGTGGTGCACTCGCCGCTCGGCGCGCGGGTGCACGCGCCGTGGGCCCTCGCCATCGCCGGGCGGCTGCGCGAGCGGTACGGGGTGGACGCGCAGGCCATGCACGCCGACGACGGCATCGTCATCCGCGTCCCCGACATGGAGGACCCGCCGGGCCTGGACGTCGCGGTGTTCGACCCCGACGACGTCGAGCGGATCGTCGTCGACGAGCTGGGCGGGTCGGCGCTGTTCGCGGCCCGGTTCCGGGAGTGCGCGGCGCGCTCGCTGCTGCTGCCCCGCAACCGTCCCGGCAAGCGGATGCCGCTGTGGCAGCAGCGGCAGCGGGCGGCGCAGCTGCTGTCGGTCGCGAGCAAGTACCCGTCGTTCCCGATCGTGCTGGAGACGATGCGGGAGTGCCTGCAGGACGTGTTCGACGTCCCGGGGTTCGTCCAGCTCATGCGGGACGTGTCGGGTCGGCGCGTCCGGCTCGTCGAGGTCGAGACGCCCCAGCCGTCCCCCTATGCCCGCTCGCTGCTGTTCCACTACGTGGGCGCGTTCATGTACGAGGGCGACTCCCCGCTCGCGGAGCGGCGCGCGCAGGCCCTCGCGCTCGACACCTCGCTGCTGGCGGAGCTGCTCGGCCAGGCCGACCTGCGGGAGCTGCTCGACCCGGAGGTCGTCGCCGACACCGAGCGCGAGCTGCAGCGCCTCGCCGAGGACCGCCGTGCCCGCGACCTGGAGGGCGTCGCCGACCTGCTGCGCGTCCTCGGCCCGCTGACGACGGCCGAGGTCGCCGACCGCGCACTCGGCACGGAGTCGGCGCACTGGCTGGCCGAGCTGGAGGCGACCCGGCGGGCGATCCGGGTGCGGATCGCGGGCGCCGAGCACTGGGCCGCGATCGAGGACGCCGGACGGCTCCGCGACGCGCTCGGCGCGCCGCTGCCCGTCGGCGTCCCGGAGGCGTTCCTGGAGCCGCTGGACGACCCGCTCGGCGACCTGATCTCGCGGTACGCGCGGACGCACGGCCCGTTCCGGGCGGCCGCCGCCGCGACGCGGTTCGGGCTGGGCCCGGCCGTGGTGGTGGAGACGCTGCGCCGGCTCGCGGGCGCGGGGCGGGTCGCGGAGGGCGAGTTCCTGCCGGTCGAGGCGGTGTCCGGGCCGCTGACGAACGAGTGGTGCGACGCCGGGGTGCTGCGGACGCTGCGCCGGCGCTCCCTCGCGCGGCTGCGTGCGGAGGTCGAGCCGTCCCCGCCCGAGTCGCTCGGCAGGTTCCTGCCGGCGTGGCACGGGGTGACCGGCGGGTCGCGGCTGCGCGGCGTCGACGCGCTCGTCCAGGCGGTCGAGCAGCTGCAGGGCGCGGCCGTCCCGGCGTCGGCGCTGGAGACGCTCGTCCTGCCGTCCCGCGTCCCCGGCTACTCCCCCGCGATGCTGGACGAGCTGACGTCGGCGGGCGAGGTCGTCTGGGCCGGGCAGGGCGACCTGCCCGGCGGCGACGGCTGGGTCGCGCTCTACCTGGCCGACACCGCGCCGCTGCTGATGCCCGAACCGGCGGAGATCACGATCACGCCGGTGCACGAGGCGGCGCTGGCGGCGCTCGGCGACGGCGGCGCGCTGTTCTTCCGCACGCTGTCCGACCGGGTGAACCGGGACGTCACCGCAGCCGACGCCGACCTGGTCACCGCCGTGTGGGACCTGGTGTGGGCGGGGCGGCTCACCAACGACACGCTCGCCCCGCTGCGCGCCGCGCTGGGCTCGGGGCGGCCGACGCACCGGTCCCGGACGACGCGGCGCGGCCGTCCGGTGCTCCCGTCGCGGACCGGGCCGCCGACCGTCGGGGGCCGCTGGTGGCCGCTGCCGGAGCGGGAGGGCACCGCGACGCTGCGCTCGACCGCGCTGGCCGAGGCGCTGCTGGAGCGGTACGGCATCGTCATCCGGGGCGCGGTGGCGGCGGAGCGGACGCCCGGCGGGTTCGCCGGCGTGTACCCGGTGCTGCGCGCGTTCGAGGAGAGCGGGCGCTGCCGCCGCGGCTACTTCGTCGAGGGCCTCGGCGCGGCGCAGTTCGCGCTGCCCGGCGCGGTGGACCGGCTGCGGGCGTTCCGCCCGGCCGCCGCACCGGGCGCACCGGACGACCTGTCCGCGCTGTGGGAGACGCCCGCGCCCGACCCGCGGTCCCCGCGCGGGCGGGCCGACCGGGCGCTCGTGCTGGCCGCCGCCGACCCCGCCAACCCCTACGGCGCCGCGCTGCCGTGGCCGCAGCGCGACGACGAGGCGATCAGCGGGCACAAGCCGGGCCGCAAGGCCGGGGCGCTGGTGGTGCTGGTGGAGGGCCGCCTCGTCCTCTACGTGGAGCGCGGCGGGCGCACGCTGCTGACCTGGGACGACGACCCCGGCGTGGTGCAGCCCGCGGTGGACGCGCTGGCACTGGCCGTCCGGGAGGGCGCGCTCGGCAAGCTCACCGTGGAGCGCGCGGACGGCGCCGCGATCGCCGGGTCGCCGCTCGCCGCCGCGCTGGAGTCGGCCGGCTTCCACCCGACGCCGAAGGGCCTGCGCCTGCGCGCCTGA
- a CDS encoding glutathionylspermidine synthase family protein has product MRRMRSTPRDGWAEKVESHGLAFHRTAHPEHLSRPYWDESVHYVFDLDEILELERVVEELHDMCLQVVEHVVSTGRYHVLGLPDWVAPLVEASWRRGDPHLYGRFDLRYDGRGPAKLLEYNADTPTALVESSVVQWFWLQDVYPDDDQWNSIHERLVARWKDIAPAVGGDLAHFAWTTDDESGEEVMTIAYMQETAAEAGLSGTAIAMEDVGWDARGRRFVDLEEREIRTLCKLYPWEWIVAEPFGRNIRFASTSWIEPIWKMVLSNKALLVLLWELFPDHPNLLPTYLNTPANLTSYVQKPMLGREGASMRIVTPDGGEHRTQGEYGAEGFVFQEFCALPDFDGEHPVLGAWVVHDGAAGIGIRETSGLITDDTSSFVPHRVVAPAKPSLVKERTSLLKA; this is encoded by the coding sequence ATGCGCCGAATGCGTTCGACACCGCGGGACGGCTGGGCCGAGAAGGTCGAGTCGCACGGGCTGGCGTTCCACCGGACCGCGCACCCCGAGCATCTGAGCCGTCCCTACTGGGACGAGTCCGTGCACTACGTGTTCGATCTGGACGAGATCCTCGAACTGGAGCGGGTCGTCGAGGAACTGCACGACATGTGCCTGCAGGTGGTGGAGCACGTGGTGTCCACCGGCCGGTACCACGTGCTCGGCCTCCCCGACTGGGTCGCCCCGCTGGTCGAGGCGTCGTGGCGGCGCGGCGACCCGCACCTGTACGGGCGGTTCGACCTGCGTTACGACGGCCGGGGTCCCGCGAAGCTGCTGGAGTACAACGCCGACACCCCGACCGCGCTGGTCGAGAGTTCGGTCGTCCAGTGGTTCTGGCTGCAGGACGTCTATCCGGACGACGACCAGTGGAACTCGATCCACGAGCGGCTGGTGGCGCGCTGGAAGGACATCGCGCCCGCCGTGGGCGGCGACCTGGCCCACTTCGCGTGGACGACCGACGACGAGAGCGGCGAGGAGGTCATGACGATCGCCTACATGCAGGAGACCGCCGCGGAGGCGGGGCTCTCGGGCACGGCGATCGCCATGGAGGACGTCGGCTGGGACGCGCGCGGGCGCCGGTTCGTCGACCTGGAGGAGCGGGAGATACGGACGCTCTGCAAGCTGTACCCGTGGGAGTGGATCGTCGCGGAGCCGTTCGGCCGCAACATCCGGTTCGCGTCGACGTCGTGGATCGAGCCCATCTGGAAGATGGTGCTGTCGAACAAGGCGCTGCTCGTGCTGCTGTGGGAACTCTTCCCGGACCACCCGAACCTGCTGCCGACGTATCTGAACACCCCGGCGAACCTGACGTCGTACGTGCAGAAGCCGATGCTGGGCCGGGAGGGCGCCAGCATGCGGATCGTGACGCCGGACGGCGGCGAGCACCGGACGCAGGGCGAGTACGGCGCCGAGGGGTTCGTGTTCCAGGAGTTCTGCGCGCTGCCGGACTTCGACGGCGAGCATCCGGTGCTGGGCGCGTGGGTCGTGCACGACGGCGCGGCCGGGATCGGCATCCGGGAGACGTCGGGGCTGATCACCGACGACACGTCGTCGTTCGTCCCGCACCGGGTCGTGGCCCCGGCGAAGCCGTCCCTGGTGAAGGAGCGGACGTCCCTACTGAAGGCGTGA
- the recX gene encoding recombination regulator RecX, producing the protein MSGDPSAAAHDDPHDDPHDDRRDGPRERGASRPAAEPRDPEARARDICLRLLTGSPRTRAQLADALRRKDVPDDVAERVLSRFTDVGLIDDEAFAQAWVQSRHTGRGLAKRALAAELRRRGVADETVNDAVEVLDPAREEETARALVARRLPATRGVDPAKRMRRLVGMLARKGYPPGLAFRVVKEALADEGAHLDDHLFD; encoded by the coding sequence GTGAGCGGCGACCCGAGCGCGGCCGCGCACGACGACCCGCACGACGACCCGCACGACGACCGGCGCGACGGCCCGCGCGAGCGCGGCGCGTCCCGTCCGGCAGCCGAGCCCCGCGACCCGGAGGCGCGCGCCCGCGACATCTGCCTGCGCCTGCTGACGGGGTCCCCGCGCACCCGCGCGCAGCTCGCCGATGCCCTGCGCCGCAAGGACGTCCCGGACGACGTCGCCGAGCGCGTCCTGTCCCGGTTCACCGACGTCGGGCTCATCGACGACGAGGCGTTCGCCCAGGCGTGGGTGCAGTCCCGCCACACCGGCCGCGGCCTGGCCAAGCGCGCCCTCGCCGCCGAACTGCGCCGCCGCGGCGTCGCCGACGAGACCGTCAACGATGCCGTCGAGGTCCTCGACCCTGCCCGGGAGGAGGAGACGGCCCGCGCCCTCGTCGCCCGCCGCCTCCCCGCCACCCGGGGCGTCGACCCCGCCAAGCGCATGCGCCGGCTGGTCGGCATGCTCGCCCGCAAGGGCTACCCGCCCGGCCTGGCCTTCCGCGTCGTCAAGGAGGCCCTCGCCGACGAAGGCGCCCACCTCGACGACCACCTCTTCGACTGA